The window GCGTGGCTACCCAATTCTTCGAAGAACGCAGCAAAACACGGGCCTCGAGATGTCCCTAGCCAATATGACCGCCATTGTTGGCTCTCAGCAAGTAGTACGATGGGGCGAGCGGATGAtaataaaaggttttaacATGCTCATGATCGCAACACTGGCAGCGGCCGATATGATCGTATGGCACCTCCTCGTCAGTGAACAGCCGGAAGAGCGGATTTCATACATTGACTCTCGACTTGATACTCTGGATAGCGAGGTTCCAAAAGATGTTTCTCTCAGAACGCTTGAAGAAAGACGCCATGTTATCGGATGGTGCTCTAAAGTCACCGAATTGTGCGGTATGAGGGTTTTTACAGTGTTCTGGCCGATCCCAGACCTCTGATGCTAACTTAGAATAGGCGATGCAACTGCGAATCTAAATATCAAATCTTCAGGATTACGGGAGCCGCCAGCGTCTATCGTTATCGATCGCCTATATATCAAAGCAGGGGCAAATTTCGCTGCTGGTCTCGACATGACgttcaacaagaagaagaagccattttGGCTCATGCGACAGAAGGACTATCCCAGTCTTCTCAAATGGGTCAGTATACAGCCTATCGTTTTCTACGACGTAGCAGATCGCCGGGCTTGGCTAATCGACGGTGCTTCTGCACTACTTCATCTTGTTCGAGTATCCCTATATCTGGACAAAAATGATCCGGAATCGGTGTACGATTGGATCTTCGATGCTACAAAATTCAAAGACAAATGGCGTGGGGTTACTGGACGCCAAGCAGCCCTGAATACTCTGAAGGACTGGGACAACCTCAATCTGAACATCTATATTGCTGACAAGCAACGCCGCAGTGATGGCGGAGTTGAGACGGAATATGCTACCTTCGGAACACGGGTTAAGCAGATATTGCACTCAATTGAGATATTGATCGACAAGCAAGTTATGAGTGGCTCACAGGATGGCGTTCAGATTTCTCAAACATTGAATATTCGCCGCGATATCATTGGCTTCGATATTCGAGACATCATCGACCCAGTTAGTGCCATCCATGCTCGCATCCAACGCGTCGATTCATTGGGCCATGGATGGGTTGATTTAATCTCTTCTATCGGCACCACCACAATTTTTGGTCGAGGTTTCGGTGATCTGATTAGCCCTAGAGAACCTCACGCTCTGTGCAGCGAATGGATATCTGTGCCCAAAGGGAAGGATTACATGGTTGCTTCTACTGCAATGTTGCAGATGCTGCACGACCGACGCCTGCTCAGGATGGAGCCGAGTCTGAGCCCGGGCGAGATGACGAGCAAGATTGTCTGGGCCTCAGCAAATCATCCATTCAAATCTTGCGGGTGCTTGCAGAAAAGTACCAGCAgttttgaagatggagatttACACATCAATTCTGTACAATTTCTCGTCGCAAAAAGCTCATGGACGTCGCGCCTCATGCTTCGTGGGTTGACACCTGTAGATGTGATGACACTTGACGGGAACGGAGCTGTAATTTTCGGGCACGTTCCATTCTTGAGTCTCAAGAGTGAGGGAAAATCCGCATTTGAACAGCAAGGCGAGAACCTGGACGCAGCATCGAGTGTCGAGCTTAGCAGTCAAGGAAAATTGCCACCTCGATTGGCGAATCCAGCTACAAGCGAGTCGGCCAGATCTGCAGGGTCGACCGGCATCACATCGCCGAGTTTGGAGGCATCTCGCAGTGTCAAAATTCAAAAAGAGGATAATTCAGGGGTGAATATCAACGAGGTGAGCGACAAAAAgggtaaaagaagaaggcatttCATGAAATTTTTTAGGAGGTAAATTGATTTATTTTCGTCGTCAACGTCATGCATACCAtgtgtttatttattttcggCACCTTTATTCTATATTGCCAGTTTCATACCTGATCTGATAGATGTATACATATGCAAGATTTGACAGAGACGCTGTAGCGTAATATACGAATCACGAAAAGTTGCACTTGCGCCTGCACTCTGTAGCCTCCACATAGAGACTCGGTTTCCCAGTCTACGAAATGCAAAGGATGTAGAAGGGCCACAATATAGGGTGTGATGATTTACTGAGACGCttaaataatctattagTATTCAAAACTGCCGCTTAACGGATGAGCCATGATGGAGGTTACAATTGATTGAGACTAATGCTGGCGAGTTGGGACGTTATGAGGTTCACATTTGACGGGCGAGGCAAGGCTGTAAGCAAAACCTCCGCCATGCCCACGACAGCTTCATTGGCCCGTCCACCCGCCTGTAGTTGAGTAATAATAAGATCAGGACCGTTGATATTCTGACATTGCGGGCCGACGTCGTCAGGTCGAAGGATTTTGGCAGTACGAGTCTTCTGTTGTCGATGGGCAAATCGGCCCGGACTTCAAACACTGGTAATCTTCGACATCGTTGTTTGCTGCTGTGAGGAACGGCTACTTCGAAGTGGCGAAGCTTTTACTCGTGGTCGGAGACACGACAATTAAGGGCCAAGACAGTTTTGCTCGGAGTCTCTTCTGGTAGATGAGGCACACTAGCGATCTTCTGGGCTTCCAGTTTCCAGTGTAGCATGCTGAAAGACTAACAATCCTATGCCTGATGACCGACCCTGATCCTCTGGTGTCGAATTTGTACAGGGCCGGAAACCCGTAGTGTGTAAGGGCGACAATATCCTAACAATCGCTGATCAAGGAGTATTTTACTCTTTGCTGCTCGTGTCTTGGTGTTCAATGCTATGTGATGATGCAATTTACGGCTTGCTTCTACATTAAATCCTGATAGAGCGTTTTCCCAGAAGGTGAGCTTTTGCGGCCAGTGGCTTCTCCTCCATATAGACTCGACTGTGAGGAGGGTTTCTTGTTTCCTACACCACGTACCAGACAGTATTTCCGGCTCTGTACAGGACAGGCACTATTCACGGGTGGTTCTTCCATGAATTCGCTACGGATTCTTTTGAAGCTTTCCGTCCGAAATGTGGAATATTATCAAACTGGTTTCTACATGACCTCATTGTGTTTTATTGCATCAGAAAAATTACGACGACTAAGTTCAAAGTCTTATAAATCTGCTCAAGCGAGATATTCACACTTGGGAAATAGCCATGTTTCGTGTTTCTCATGCCTTTTCAGCAACGGCTGATTGCTGGAAAGTACTGCGTCAATGCTGTAACGCCGCTGTAAAGGCAAATACGTCGGTCTTCATGTTGTCTAGAGTCCAGCAAATCCTAAACGTTCTTGTCGTCTACAAGCTCCGCCCTCTCTGAGCCTGTATCCACACCTCACGTCAAACCGACGCCCTCAACTCTCTGCGACACCAAAAACACCATCGTCCTCCTCATTTCCGGCTGTAACCAGCTTGAttgtcttttgctgcttAGCATCACGGTATGACTCAACGGACACGCTTTTTGGCAGAGTCGAGACCGGATTAGGCAAAGGCCGACGAGGCGATGCTGCACTTGCCCGTCTCCATCCTTCGCCAGCCAGCGCTACCAGACAGCGATAAAAAGGTCGCGTCGCCGCCATGATTTGCGCGTCCAGTTCTCGACTCCACGCTGCTTCATCGTCTTTATGAGAGGAGGAGTCGCCATGGCCGGTGATGATTCCGACCCGGATCAGGCGTTCGAAATCGTAGAGCGCGACGCGGTGCCTGCGCCTCCACCCAGCCACGGCGACTCGATCGAGCAGCGACTCCATGCCCTGCAGAAATGGCTCCAGCCAACcgactttctctctccaggcAGCGAGTTCATGAAGCATCTGCACTCGCACGTGCCTGGAACTGGCGGATGGATCCACAGGTCGCCCGTCTTTCGCGCTTGGGCCAGCTCCGGCTCCAGCTCCGACTCCGACTCCAGCTCTGGCCAAGAccgtgatggcgatggcggctcGTGTCTCCACGTCCGGGGAGTTGCTGGCAGCGGAAAGTCCGTCTTCTCGGCCAGCACCGTGCGCCAGCTGCAAGAGTCTGGCCAtgtcgtcctcttcttcttctttcgccaGATCGTCGACAAGAACCACAGCGCCAGCTACCTTGTGCGAGACTTTGCCGCGCAACTGCTTCCTCATTGCCCTGCCCTGGTAACCGCCTTGACGGCGCTATCGCAGGACCATGCCGTCAGCGGCAATGAAAGCAGCCTGGTATGGCCCGCTCTCGTTGAGGCTCTTACCAAGGGCATCGCAAAGAATGTCTACTGCGTGGTGGACGccttggatgagatggacgaTGGGGATTTTGAGGGCATGGCTGATCGCCTCGTTGAGCTGGGCACCGCCGCACCTGGTAAAGTCAGGGTTATGATGACCAGCAGGCCGCTGCCCAAGATTGAACAAAAGTTTAGCAGCCCGAGAATCgtgaagctgaagcttgaCCCTGCCCTACTCTTCCCAGATGTGGCACGTTATGTTGACGCCAGGATGGCCACGCTGGATCCCCCATTAAGCGACGACAAAAATGAGCTCGTAAAGCAGACCATCTGTGAACGAGCCAACGGGCTCTTTCTCCACGCCAGGCTTGTTGCAGATAACTTGGCTGAAGGCTTGCGGGATGGGCACATCACCGAAGAGACTCTGCCTGGCAGTCTGGACCGCCTTCCACGAACCCTCCAAGACGTGTATGAGGGCATGTTACGAGAGCATTCTCATCGCAGCGGAGTAACAACGGAGCAACAAGCCAAGGTCCTCATGTGTGTAACGCACGCGAGCCGGCCGCTACGACTGATTGAGCTTGGATCGCTGCTCTCCAACATGCTACACATCAGTCTCGGACAAGGAAAAGACTTGGTGCGGCGCAGCTGCGGTAGATTATTGGAACTTTTGGAAGACGAGAGCGTGAGCGTCATCCACCATTCATTCACCGAGTTTCTGCATGATGCCACCAGAAAGAAGAGCGCCGCCGCTTTCCCTGTTCTTGATGACACAGCTTCGCACGAGACGCTGAGTGTGCTCTTGCTGGAGTTTCTCAATGGCTGTCCGCATTTCGACGCCACTATCGATGACCACAGAGAGGCAAACTACGACGATTACAATTCGAGAGCCAAAGAGACAATGAGGAGACGGGATCTCGTAACTAATTTGCGAATCACTCATCCTCTGGTCTCCTACGCTGCTGATAATCTCGCCTTCCACCTCAGGAAGGCATCGGCGCAGCCGCTCGCTGTTGTTCGAGAAGCCTTGACTCACCATCTGTGCCCTGGAAAGCCAGCATTTGAGACGTGGATGCTGATGAATTGGAGAGGGCGGCTATCTGCCTCTTTTACCGTTTTTCACCTTGCCACCGCTGTGCAAGCCCCCCTCGCCATGCCACTGGCGGTAGTCGAGATATTTGAGGCCAACGAGCCAACACTCCTTGACGCTCGTGATTCAGATGGCCGTACTCCATTGTCCTACGCTGCTGAGAATGGTCATGACGACATTGCCCGGTTTCTGCTTGCCAAAGGTGCAGAAGCGCAGTCGGGTGGTACTCTTGGTCGAATGCCTCTGCACTGGGCGGCATTGAAAGGGCATTCGGAGGTGGTTCGACTTTTACTAGCCGCGGGTGTTGACCCTCTGATTAAAACATTTCCAGTTCTTGAGGAATTCGATGCTTATGACCAATACCACAGAGTGTATtcagaagaggaagccgaGAGTCGGAGAAAGACTGCCCTGTCCTTTGCGTTTCGAGGTGATAATACTCAAGTAGTGCAGGCATTCATGCCCTTCATTCCGCCGGCCGAAGTAAACAAATGCTTCCATCAGGTCGATAATGTGGAAAATATAGAGGCCATTCTAAACACGGGCAAGGTCGATATCGACTGCTTTCGGGATGGGGAGACAAGGCTGTTTAGGGCAGCTAAGCGCCACAAGCTGGATTTGATCAAGTTACTGCTCAAATACGGAGCAGATCCAAATAAGAGATGTGCCCGAGAGCGTTTATGGACCTGTGGCGAAATTACTCTGCAAGTTGACCACGAAGGAGGACCAACACCTCTTCACGCGTTTTCCACTCCTGACGAGAGGTGCGTTCTCATGAAGGAAGAAGTGAAGAAGGCGGAAGAATGTGTTCGAGTTCTTGTAGCGGCTGGAGCAAAAGTCAACGCCACAATGAAATGGAATCGTTCTCTCCGTGGCCAGAACTTGacgcctctccatcttgctgTGCAAAAAACCCAGACTAGCCTTGGCTACTGGGGCAAGTTGGACTATTCTGAAGAGATCCTCACCCGCGCCCTCTTGTTGCAAGGAGCCGAGCCCAACGCCGCGACAGACACAGGAGAGACACCTATGCATTTCGCTAACCCAGAGAAGCCCCAACTACTAGACGCTCTGGTTGAATATGGAGCAGATCTCAACTCGGTGAACAACAATGGACGAACACCTCTGCTAGAGAtcataaataaaataagccacTCATTCCGTATGGGCAGGCTGAAACCAGATGTCCGGTTTTTCCAAAAAATCGTTGATCTCGGAGCTGATGTACACATTGCAGACAAAGACGGGGATAATGTATTCCATCACATCATGCATAGCATTCAATTCTTCTCCGATACTGAATTTTTGCCTTTTATTCAGCTGCTGTTAAACTCTCGCGTGGACCTGAATCATCGGAACCGGAAAGGCCATCCGCCTGTGTGGAAATATAGGCAAAGCAATCCTATGGACCTACAAAGTCGTACGGACAATGACGAACCTTTGCTTCGAGTTCTTGTCGAAGCTGGAATGGATTTGAACGTTCGTGATGAGGAGAAAGGCGAGAGTATTCTAAGGGTCATCAGCGAGAGATTTAAAGATGACCTCGATGTAATGGAAATGTTTATCCGCCTCGGGGCTGATTCGAAAGCATCCGCCAGAGATGACGTAACGCTATTGCACGATGCGGCGAAAGATTTCAAGAAGGGAGCAGATTGGTTTCGCTATATGATGTCGATTGGCGCAAAGCCAGATGTCCTCGGCGGTGGAGGGGACACTCTCATCCACTCAGTCCTTCGCTCCCCTGGAAAAGAGAGCAGATTCATTGCAATAATACAACTTCTGGTCGAGGCTGGTGTCTCACCGCTTGCGAAGAATGGAAAAGGGGAAGCGGCGCTGCATGTGGTGAAAAATCACAAAGTCCTGGAATATGTGCTTAAAAACCCTTTGTTCAAGGGGCTAAATCTGAACGAGCAGGACGTGAACGGCTTTGCTCCCATACACAACGCCGTAGCTCTTGGGGAAATAGCTgtagcttctcttcttcgtgcCGGAGCTGATCCAACTATTCTCACGGCGGATAATCTATCCCCGCTACATATCGCCTCCCGTGAGGGGGCTGCTTCCATCGtcagcctcctcctttcAGAGTATCGACGTCGAGGTGTGCTTGAGAAACACGTCAATCTTTTAGGCGAGGGTATGGCACCACTACATTACGCCTGTCGTTCTGGACGGCCAGAGAGTGTCTGGGAGCTACTCCGCCATGGCGCAGACCCCTGGTTGTTAGATGTGGATGGCCTTATGCCGCTCCATTCCCTGGCCGAGTTTGAACCTTTGGAAGATCTATGGCGCCGGCGCCGGACCCATGCGGCGGATATCGTTCTCATGTTGCAGCAAGCCGGAGTTGATTTGACCGTCGAGGCAGTtgtcgaagatgacgacgggAGGACCAAGACTGTAACTCCTTTGGATATGGCGGTAGAGGAGAAGTGCTGGGACATGGTGCGCGCGCTTCTCACTCGCGGCGTCAAAGCCCGGGACAACCACATACAGTCGCCAGACTTTATTTTGGCCACAGATACACACAAAGCGGCTCAAGCAGCCCGTGCTGTGTCGGCTACAAGCTCCAGTCTGCCGCATAGTACTTTGTTACGAGGGCGATGGTCCATCCTTTATGAAAAGTATCGTCCTCTTAGCGAAGACAAGCTGTACTACATAGCTGATGGACAGGCCATATTGGACATGCAGGCTAACCACAAGGCTAGAAAGAAGCCCAGACTTGACAAACTAGACCCTTTGAAGTGTGCTCTGCATGACGGGGATCACGACAGTGTCAAAGAATACGCATTGCTGGGTGGTGATGTGCTTGCACTGGACCAGTGTGGGAATAatactcttcttcatctccttgTCCGCGGAGGATACGTCGACCTATTCGAGTACTTTGCCGATAAAGTGCACCTTTTTGAAGCCCAAGACTGGGTTCAGACAGACGAGGAAAATTGCTGTACGCTTCTTGGTGCAGCCTGCAGACGTGACCTCCCATCTTTACACATTATACAGCTGCTCGTTGATAAGCTCGGTGTTGACGTCAATGCCGTCTATAACGAACGAGGATTCATTTACAAGTTGCGAGGAGGCACCGCATTGCACATCCTGGCGAGCGGTAGTCACTTTTGGCAGATTGAGGCGCTAGAGTACCTTCTGTCAAAGGGGGCGAATATAGAAGCACAGAACAAGTACGGCATGACACCGTTGCTGGCGGCTCTGCACCATGAGTGGCCTCATGGTTACTGGCGAGAGGAGACCATAAGGATATTACTACAAAATGGGGCTGACGTAAATGCAATTGTGTTGGAGACAGAGGGATCGCGTGCGCACTCGGCGTTGGAGATGTCGGACAGGGCTGAGATCACGAGAACCTTGCTCGAGTATGGAGCGGATGTTGGGCTTGTCCCAGGGCTCATAGCCCGGATGGTGGCGAGATGGAATGATCCAGAGACAATCAAGCTGCTATTACAAGCAGGACTAAGTCCAAATGAGCTGCCAGCACCTAGGacggagaaagaagacgtACGGTATGCACTCCACGAGGTATGCTTGTACGGCGCATCCCTGCCGTCAACAATCAATGACTACCAATGGGAAGATGTCGATTCGCGAAAACAGGCAACGACAGAATTATTGCTTTCGTTTGGCGCTGATCCAATGGCAATGTACCAAAATGGAAGATGTCTGCTCCACTGTATCATCGAGGACCATGGCCAACTAGACAGCTTCCTCCCTCGACTCTCACAAACGGATATCAACCGCCGTGGCCAGCATGGACGCTCGCTATTAACCTCGGCTTGCGTTCCGACTATCCGTAAAGAACCACCAAGATACGACAGCAACCCACTATCCCCGAGCATCGTGCCAAATTCTGTGCTCGGCCTCTTACGGCACAAAGCCGATGCCCTTGCTGTCGATGACGAAGGGCGTACACCGCTGCATTGGCTCTGCACGCTTCCTGGGAAGTATGACGAGGAGCAACGACAGGCTTTCATCACGCTGGTTGAACACGGTCCAGCCGCCGTCAACATGGCCGACAACCAAGGTCGCAAGCCTCTCCACTTGGCACTGGCGGTATATGCGGATCGCCGCCAGGAATCTCTATTCGCAATCAAACATCTCATATCCGCAGGCGCCGATGTGAGCGAGCCGGACCCCGTAACGAGTAACTCGACGCTACACCAGCTTGCACCCCGTCTGGTAGGCCATGCCGAAAGGGCTGCCGAAACCACCAAACTCTTCCGCGAGCTTTCTGCCAGTGGCGATATCAACATCCGAAACGCCAGCGGTGAGACTCCCGTCATGAGTTTCACAGCTGCTGGCTGGAAAGGCACAGACGATCCAACGGGAAAGATCTTGCGTCCGAAATATGCAATTGCCAATGACGTGAATCACGCGACGGCGCTGAGCGTCTTTGTTGATCTAGGCGCCGATCTGATGGCTGTGGACGCACGAGGGCGGACGCTGCTTCATATAACGGCAAGTCGTGAGATTCCCGCCGATAGCTCGGATTGGGACCAGAAAGAAGATGTCAAGACGGCGTTTCAGAAGTTGATGGAGCTGGGCTTGGATCCGCGGAGGGAGGATGCTGAGCTGAGGACGGCGATTGACATTGCTGTTGCGAGAAATGTACGTGAAATTATGCAGTTGTTCAGGGAGAAGGTGGAAAAGAAGCGGTGATGGGGGCAGTTAGTGGTAGGTAGCTGTAAGCCGGAGGAGATGAGATACTTTTTAATGTTTTAGGTTAGTAGGTAGGCTGGGAACTTGGGTACAAACAACTACCCCCTaatgatattttttttcggtTCAGGTTAAGGATAAATTATGGTGATGGACCAAGTCTTGGCTTCAAGCATGTATGTCGCCATTGCCTTGTCAGGAGAGTCTTGTAGGCTGCTGTCTCATCCTGTATCTCTTTATTATTCGTCAAGTTGATAATCACCGTCTGCTTGTTCCAATGCTCAAAACAGGCGCTTCGTtcaatattaatattctataGCTGAGTCCTACATGTGCTTTTGTATGCAGAGCCAACACGCAGGAATAGAACGCGTGACATAATTGCAAACAGGGaaacatgtttttttttataactttcaCATTGTTTTAATTCTCTTTTTCGGCATCTTATTTGCCTTGGGTAACAACAACTGCAGTCAAAGTTACTCTGTCGTCTACTCTTACCACTTATTCAACTCTCAGTGCCAATCACGGCCTTTACATGATTACTTCGTTGGCGACATCCTAGCAAATACATGTTAGCATGAGATTGCGggaaaaagggggagagaaCAACACACCCGCTTCAACTCCTTGTATGGCAGGCAGACGCAGTTCTGCACATGAACCTCATCCCCAACGCCGCAGTCCTTGCCAAGGATGGAAATGCTCTGCACCTTGACGCCGttcttgatgatgctggtAGAGTGGCTGCCAGCAGGAAGGGGCGAACCTTCGACACGAGCCCAAGCACCAACACGGCTGCCCCATCCAATGATGGAGTACAAAACGCAGGCGTCGTGCTTGATCTCGGAGTCTTCTAGCACGATGCTCTCCTTGATACGAGCACCGgcaccgacgacgacgcggGGTCCGATGCTGACGTTGGGGCCGAGCTTGGCGGTGGGGTGGACGTCGGCGGTAGGGTGGATAAAGACGGGGGGCACGATGTTGGCGCTTGCGGGGGCGAGTTCGTCGCTGCCGGTCTGCGAGGCCTTTTGCAGATACAGCGCGTTGGCGGGCACCGCAGAGCCGGCGGTCTTGATCTGGCGCCAGAAGTCCTTGGTCTCGTAGACAAAGAACTGCTTGCTGTCGGCCATGTCGCCCAGAATGTCCTGCTCGAGGCGGATGacctccttcttgtcctcgtcgtcgtcatcctcggcAACGGCACGGGGCATGGTGAAGGTATCCAGGTTGTCGGAAGAAGGGTAGGAGACGAGACGGGCCGGGCGATCGGTGCGGCGCTTGATGGCAGATCGGATGGAGGGGAAGATGGCATCGGTGGAGAAGAGGTAGACGCCACAGTTGATCAGGTTGCTGATGTGCGACTCGGGCTTCTCGACGTAGTGAAGCACTCGGCGGGTGTGGGAGTCGGAGACGATGCAGCCAAAGTTGGAGGCGGCGTCGTTGCTGACGCGGGTGCCGAGAATGACGGCCTCGGCGTCCCTCTcgatgaagagcttgagCATCTCCTCGAGCGGGAACGAGCAGCAGACGTCGGCGTTGAGAACAAAGAGGCGCTCGGGGCGGCCCTTGAGGATGGCATCGCGGAAGTGGTACAGGCCGCCGGCGGTGCCCAGCGCCTCGTACTCGCGCAGATATCGCAGGTTGATGCCGGGGAACTCCTTGGCCGAGTCCTTGATGAAGTCGCGGAAGACCGACTCGTCGTAGTAGCCGATGATGTAGACTTCCTGGATGTGCTTGACGCGGGCGACGGACGACAGGCAGTGCCAGATGATGGGGTGGCCGGCGACTTCGAAAAGGGGCTTGGGGAGATCAAGCGAGAGAGGGCGGAATCGCGTGCCACGAGAGGGGCCACCGACCTGTAGAATAGAAGGGAAAGGTTAGCCAGAAGCTCAATATCAAGTTCACAAGAGCAGTGATATGATGGGCAGCTGGTTGGGTATCAGCGGTGTGCGCTGTTAGTCGAGGCTCAGCTATGATACCCAAGGGCGTTGTCGCAACCATTGAGGAGGAAATCGCAAGTCCCAATGAAGAGGCTAGAGCGGGAAATCGTttccaaaagaaagaaagaaaaaaggtcaTTTCATTACCAGAATCACGGCCTTGGTGGCGGCGCCCACTGGAGTGGCAGAGCGATGGGGCAGAGGAACGTGGAGAGACATCGTGGTGGAGAGCTCAAGGAGGGGTATCTTggcacaagcagcagctggagcctCAGCGGAACAGCGGAAAACAGAGAAACGAGAACAGACACGAAGCAACAATCACTCGCTCAAGGCAAAAGCAGCGCGAAGGGCAGAGAAAGAGACGCTCGCCGGCGAATTGGGCAAAGGCAAGGCGGTGGAGCTGCCGCTGCACGACGCTGTCTGTGAAATTGGTGGCATGGACGACAAGGGGGGAATACGACGGGATATGCAATTAAGCGAGTGCGGGACACGAGAAAAAAGACCCCGCGGCGGTGGGAGATTGCCGCACGTGGTGGCTGTTCCTGAAGCTAAGGAAAAAACAGGGGACCAAGGGGCAGAAAATACGGGATGGGATGTTGAATGAGCCAGAAAAGCATATTTTTGGGGGGGTGATGCCGGTGGTGGTGTATGTGCATGTTTTGGCATttggagttttttttttttttttttttttttttttttttttcacaagCAGGAAGGGTCTGTCTTGATGCAACTCCACGCAACTCAACGCaactcagctcagctcaacGCCAACTCATGTCATATTTGCTCGTCGTGATACCCCGCATTCTGCCATTTTTTGTCTGTAAAAGGAACAAATACATAAGAATAAATGAATTAATACATGATGCTCCCAAGTGAAATTTTTTGTCTCAGCATTACTACGACCTCGTCTGAAGTCTCCTCTCTCGTTCCCTCACTCCAATTTTCGCTATGGtagtggtagtggtggtggtggtggtagcggGCGGAAGAAGTCGTGTGTGTGTCGTCGTCATCTACTCAGCATCTCGCTTCCTCCAGTTGTTGGATCCCATGGCCCTGGCCGCCGGCGGCAATCCGCCCTCGGGTCGGGGGTTGGATGGGCGTGACCAGCCACGTCCCTGGCCGTTGCGATCCGGTGTCGCGTTGGTGCGGGTGGACTGTCTGTCGTTTCTCTTGGCCAGTGAAACCTTCAGCACGCCTCCATCGTAGGCGGCACCGTCGAGGGCCTGCATGGCGGCTTCGgcctcctccttggtctcaaagtcaacaaagcagtagtagtaggttcCAGCAGGGCTTCTGGTGCTATCATGGGGGGCAATGCGCTTGCCAATATACGAGCTAGTTTGGGTTGTCATCATTAGTCATGAGTTTACACGGTGAGTTTCTCaagtgagagaaagaaagaaagagagagagagagagagagagagagagagagagagagagagagagcataCGGGTTGAATCCGGTAAAGATTCCCATCACCTCTTGGTTGTTCTGGTCCTGGTCTCCCATCTTGGCCAGGCCGCCAACATACAGGCGCTTTCCCTGGGACTCATCAACCACCTCCTCGGAGCGGTTGAAGCCGCCACGGGGCCGCTGGTCGTTCTGGTACTGCTGGGCATCCTCGCCAGCGGGCGCACCTCTCCAGTCACCAGTTCGCTGCTGGAAGCCAGAGCGGCCGTTCTCATTGCGCTTCTTCCTAGGCTCGCACGGGCCGACCTTGATCTCACGGCCGCGGAGCGATGCCTGGAGCGAGGTGAGAGCGCGCTCAGCAGTTGCTCGCTGGGCAAAGTCCACAAAGCAGTAGCCCGGGTTGCGGTTGCTGACGGCGTCAATGGACATGTGGATGTTCTCAATGTCGTCAAAGCCGTTGGCAATGAGAAACTCCTCAATGTCCTCGGACTTGAGCACATAGTGGAGGTTGCCTGCCTTGACCAGTCAGTTTTCATGGCCGCAATATGGAGAGTGTTCAGGTAGCCGCGCCTA is drawn from Trichoderma asperellum chromosome 4, complete sequence and contains these coding sequences:
- a CDS encoding uncharacterized protein (EggNog:ENOG41); this translates as MDVTADGRNDALADGRRIYLGNLHYVLKSEDIEEFLIANGFDDIENIHMSIDAVSNRNPGYCFVDFAQRATAERALTSLQASLRGREIKVGPCEPRKKRNENGRSGFQQRTGDWRGAPAGEDAQQYQNDQRPRGGFNRSEEVVDESQGKRLYVGGLAKMGDQDQNNQEVMGIFTGFNPSYIGKRIAPHDSTRSPAGTYYYCFVDFETKEEAEAAMQALDGAAYDGGVLKVSLAKRNDRQSTRTNATPDRNGQGRGWSRPSNPRPEGGLPPAARAMGSNNWRKRDAE